In a single window of the Rhodamnia argentea isolate NSW1041297 chromosome 2, ASM2092103v1, whole genome shotgun sequence genome:
- the LOC115728938 gene encoding nicotinamide/nicotinic acid mononucleotide adenylyltransferase isoform X1, with amino-acid sequence MDKMEIPLPMEKLSPRSSDEPRKGYAVLVATGSFNPPTYMHLRLFELARDALNAEGYSVIGGYMSPVNDAYKKKGLISAEHRLSLCRLACKSSDFIMVDSWEANQSTFQRTLTVLHRVKSILCQERQLSSGKYDSLKVMLVCGSDLLQSFGAPGAWIRDQVRIICKDYGVVCIRREGQEIEKIISDDDILSDYRENIKVVDELVPNQISSTRVRECISRGLSIKYLTDDEVVVYIKEHHLYLKSNAE; translated from the exons ATGGATAAGATGGAAATTCCCCTCCCGATGGAGAAATTATCGCCGAGATCGTCTGATGAACC GAGAAAAGGGTACGCGGTCCTCGTGGCGACCGGAAGTTTCAATCCTCCTACTTATATGCATTTACGCTTATTCG AGCTGGCAAGGGATGCACTCAATGCAGAAGGGTATTCTGTCATTGGAGGTTATATGTCACCTGTCAACGATGCATACAAGAAAAAG GGTCTCATATCAGCTGAGCATCGGTTAAGTTTATGTCGTCTGGCCTGCAAGAGTTCTGACTTCATAATGGTTGATTCGTGGGAGGCAAATCAAAGCACCTTCCAACGCACTCTGACTGTTTTACATAGAGTGAAGAGTATCTTGTGTCAGGAACGGCAGCTATCCTCCGGTAAATATG ATTCCCTTAAAGTCATGCTCGTTTGTGGTTCTGATCTACTCCAATCTTTTGGTGCTCCTGGAGCTTGGATTCGTGACCAG GTAAGAATTATATGCAAGGATTACGGCGTGGTTTGCATCCGTCGGGAGGGACAGGAAATTGAGAAGATAATTTCAGATGATGACATTTTGAGTGATTACAGG GAGAATATCAAAGTGGTGGATGAACTTGTTCCAAACCAGATAAGTTCAACACGAGTGAG GGAATGCATTTCAAGAGGACTTTCTATAAAATACCTGACCGACGATGAAGTGGTTGTATATATAAAAGAACATCATCTATACTTGAAGTCAAACGCAGAGTAG
- the LOC115728315 gene encoding fasciclin-like arabinogalactan protein 1, whose translation MQLRRRHLVLPLALFFLAAALTVARAHNITRLLAKHPEFSTFNHYLTETHLAAEINSRTTVTVMAIDNAAMSRLLASHPAIATLKNILSLHVLLDYFGPKKLHQITNGTALAATLFQATGSAPGSTGFVNITDLKGGKVGFAPKDNNGHLDTYFVKGLEEIPYNISVIQISNALPSDAAAAPTPGPSEMNLTRLMLAHGCKVFADTLEANADAMKTYEDNLEGGLTTFCPLDDPFKQFLPKYKNLSAPGKVSFLEFFAVPMYLSMAMLKSNNGLMNTLATDGESKYDFTVQNEGEVVTLKTRVNTVKITGTLLDEQPLAIYSIDKVLMPKELFKAAAPTPAPAPAPEKAADSPKSSKGKSSKGKPALASADSPADSPADSPEGDVADQTADSNGSVRFGSARFGFLVLSLWFGVHFLL comes from the exons ATGCagctccgccgccgccacctcgTCCTCCCCCTCGCCCTCTTCTTCCTTGCCGCGGCCCTTACCGTCGCCCGCGCGCACAACATCACGCGCCTCCTGGCGAAGCACCCGGAGTTCTCGACCTTCAACCACTACCTGACGGAGACCCACCTGGCGGCCGAGATCAACAGCCGCACCACCGTCACCGTCATGGCCATCGACAACGCCGCCATGAGCCGCCTCCTCGCCTCCCACCCCGCCATCGCCACCCTCAAGAACATCCTCTCCCTCCACGTCCTCCTCGACTACTTCGGCCCCAAGAAGCTCCACCAGATCACCAACGGCACCGCCCTCGCCGCCACCCTCTTCCAGGCCACCGGCTCCGCCCCCGGCTCCACCGGCTTCGTCAACATCACCGATCTCAAGGGCGGCAAGGTCGGGTTCGCCCCCAAGGACAACAACGGCCATCTGGACACCTACTTCGTCAAGGGCCTCGAGGAGATCCCGTACAACATCTCGGTGATCCAGATCAGCAACGCCCTGCCGTCCGACGCGGCGGCGGCGCCAACACCGGGGCCGAGCGAGATGAACCTGACGAGGCTGATGTTGGCGCACGGATGCAAGGTGTTCGCCGACACGCTGGAGGCGAACGCGGACGCCATGAAGACTTACGAG GACAACCTGGAAGGAGGCTTAACCACATTTTGCCCTCTCGATGATCCCTTCAAGCAATTTCTACCCAAGTACAAGAACTTGTCGGCACCCGGAAAGGTCTCCTTCCTCGAGTTCTTCGCCGTGCCGATGTACCTGTCCATGGCCATGTTGAAGTCCAACAATGGACTGATGAACACCTTGGCGACCGACGGGGAGAGCAAGTACGACTTCACGGTGCAGAACGAGGGCGAAGTGGTGACCCTAAAGACCAGAGTCAACACCGTTAAGATCACCGGGACTCTGCTAGACGAGCAGCCGCTAGCAATCTATTCGATCGACAAGGTTCTGATGCCGAAGGAGTTGTTTAAGGCAGCGGCCCCGACTCCGGCCCCGGCTCCTGCACCCGAGAAGGCGGCTGATTCGCCGAAGTCTTCGAAGGGGAAGTCTTCGAAGGGGAAGCCAGCACTGGCTTCTGCAGACTCGCCGGCTGACTCTCCGGCTGACTCTCCTGAGGGTGACGTGGCTGATCAGACCGCAGATAGTAATGGCAGCGTAAGGTTTGGAAGCGCAAGATTTGGTTTTCTGGTATTGAGCTTGTGGTTTGGTGTGCATTTTCTGCTATGA
- the LOC115728938 gene encoding nicotinamide/nicotinic acid mononucleotide adenylyltransferase isoform X3: protein MDKMEIPLPMEKLSPRSSDEPRKGYAVLVATGSFNPPTYMHLRLFELARDALNAEGYSVIGGYMSPVNDAYKKKGLISAEHRLSLCRLACKSSDFIMVDSWEANQSTFQRTLTVLHRVKSILCQERQLSSGKYDSLKVMLVCGSDLLQSFGAPGAWIRDQVRIICKDYGVVCIRREGQEIEKIISDDDILSDYRSMHFTQRNEILGCTSKIYLADAVGRVCWIRMLDTPYHIYQL, encoded by the exons ATGGATAAGATGGAAATTCCCCTCCCGATGGAGAAATTATCGCCGAGATCGTCTGATGAACC GAGAAAAGGGTACGCGGTCCTCGTGGCGACCGGAAGTTTCAATCCTCCTACTTATATGCATTTACGCTTATTCG AGCTGGCAAGGGATGCACTCAATGCAGAAGGGTATTCTGTCATTGGAGGTTATATGTCACCTGTCAACGATGCATACAAGAAAAAG GGTCTCATATCAGCTGAGCATCGGTTAAGTTTATGTCGTCTGGCCTGCAAGAGTTCTGACTTCATAATGGTTGATTCGTGGGAGGCAAATCAAAGCACCTTCCAACGCACTCTGACTGTTTTACATAGAGTGAAGAGTATCTTGTGTCAGGAACGGCAGCTATCCTCCGGTAAATATG ATTCCCTTAAAGTCATGCTCGTTTGTGGTTCTGATCTACTCCAATCTTTTGGTGCTCCTGGAGCTTGGATTCGTGACCAG GTAAGAATTATATGCAAGGATTACGGCGTGGTTTGCATCCGTCGGGAGGGACAGGAAATTGAGAAGATAATTTCAGATGATGACATTTTGAGTGATTACAGG TCAATGCATTTCACCCAGAGGAATGAAATTCTTGGTTGCACAAGCAAAATATACTTGGCAGATGCAGTTGGGAGAGTATGCTGGATACGCATGCTGGATACGCCTTATCATATCTATCAGTTATGA
- the LOC115736126 gene encoding two-component response regulator ORR41-like produces MAASSDSAGCNESTGSNSVGDECGYGLAELVLRNSLTALVVDGTVGRLIANYMLESVDVETKMVVSGQEALELTGAHYDLILVDRYMSDMSGVETIRQMRQRGVRSKIIGLTSGEIETDRVEMMNAGADGCLKRPLSEEALADILAEIDYEIDHR; encoded by the exons ATGGCCGCATCTTCAGATTCGGCAGGATGTAATGAGAGCACAGGCAGTAATTCGGTGGGGGATGAATGTGGCTATGGGTTGGCCGAGCTGGTTCTCAGGAACAGCTTGACTGCACTCGTGGTGGATGGCACTGTGGGTCGGCTCATAGCGAATTACATGCTGGAATCAGTCGACGTCGAGACAAAGATGGTCGTAAGCGGGCAGGAGGCGCTCGAGCTCACCGGAGCGCATTACGACCTGATCCTCGTCGACAGATACATGTCTGACATGAGTGGTGTCGAG ACCATACGGCAGATGAGGCAGAGAGGCGTGCGAAGCAAGATCATCGGCCTGACCTCCGGAGAGATTGAGACTGATAGGGTGGAAATGATGAATGCTGGAGCTGATGGCTGCCTGAAGAGGCCACTGTCTGAGGAAGCTTTGGCCGATATCCTGGCTGAGATCGACTATGAGATCGACCACCGCTAA
- the LOC115736154 gene encoding two-component response regulator ARR22-like, with translation MGAAPDSAERNESSGSNSPECERGSRWAELVLTNLLTALVVDGVTVCRLIAFHLLESIGVETMMVGSGQEALELSGTHYDLILVDRYMHDMDGLETIRRMRQRGMRSKIIGLTSGEIETDRVQMMNAGADDCLERPLRADALADILAEIDYEIDRR, from the exons ATGGGTGCGGCGCCAGATTCGGCTGAAAGAAATGAGAGCTCAGGCAGTAATTCGCCGGAGTGTGAACGTGGCTCCAGGTGGGCTGAGCTGGTTCTCACAAACCTCTTGACCGCGCTCGTGGTGGATGGAGTGACTGTGTGTCGGCTTATAGCATTTCACCTGCTGGAATCAATCGGTGTCGAGACGATGATGGTTGGAAGCGGGCAGGAGGCACTCGAGCTCTCTGGAACGCATTACGACTTGATCCTCGTCGACagatacatgcatgacatgGACGGCCTTGAG ACCATACGGCGAATGAGGCAGAGGGGCATGCGAAGCAAGATTATCGGCCTAACCTCTGGAGAGATTGAGACGGATAgggtgcaaatgatgaatgctGGAGCTGACGACTGCTTGGAGAGGCCGCTGCGTGCGGATGCTTTGGCCGATATCCTGGCTGAGATCGACTATGAGATCGACCGCCGCTAA
- the LOC125313701 gene encoding two-component response regulator 24-like yields MGAAPDSAERNDSSGSNSPECERGSRWAELVLTNLSTALVVDGVTVCRLIAFHLLESIGVETMTVGSGREALELSGTHYELILVDRYMRDMDGLEIIGLTSGEIETDRMDMMNAGADGCLERPMSVDALADILAEIDYEIDSR; encoded by the exons aTGGGGGCGGCGCCAGATTCGGCTGAAAGAAATGATAGCTCAGGCAGTAATTCGCCGGAGTGTGAACGTGGCTCAAGGTGGGCTGAGCTGGTTCTCACGAACCTCTCGACCGCGCTTGTGGTGGATGGAGTGACTGTGTGTCGGCTTATAGCATTTCACCTGCTGGAATCAATCGGCGTCGAGACGATGACGGTTGGAAGCGGGCGGGAGGCACTGGAGCTCTCCGGAACGCATTACGAATTGATCCTCGTCGACAGATACATGCGTGACATGGACGGCCTTGAG ATCATTGGCCTGACCTCCGGAGAGATTGAGACTGATAGGATGGATATGATGAATGCTGGAGCTGATGGCTGCTTGGAGAGGCCGATGTCTGTGGATGCTTTGGCCGATATCCTGGCGGAGATCGACTATGAGATCGATAGCCGCTAA
- the LOC115728141 gene encoding probable ribosomal RNA small subunit methyltransferase B — MAHALSLGVALSAHTPQRSSPSPSSSSSSRSSSKPLKLAKRNLRSNGPDTARRRGPVSPSHNIQKLNSEVSPHRAVSAVRLMRIELGGAFADLLNERGKGSGDNEMGYVERTLGFRTRELDDRDLRLVTDVVGGTIRWRRFLDHLIVCLCHDQRTFRSMETLLLQILRIGIYEIVKLDMPPYAVVDENVRLAKVALRPGAGNMVNGILRELVRLKESDALPLPKLEGDDRAQARALATLYSHPVWMVRRWTKYFGREEAIKLMVWNNSEPSYSLRANTGKGITRADLVKQLDMLEVPYELSLNLEDFFRVKTGMQIIIQAGLLKDGTCAVQDESAGLVVSLLDPQPSDCIIDCCAAPGGKTLFMASRLSGQGMISAIDVNEGRLRILQETAKVHQVDGVITAVHADLRSFSGNNSLRANKVLLDAPCSGLGVLSKRADLRWNKSLEDLEELKELQNELLDAASRLVKPGGILVYSTCSIDPEENEERVTAFLLRHPEFCIDPADKYVPREFVTERGFYLSNPVKHSLDGAFAARLLRAL; from the exons ATGGCGCACGCGCTCTCTCTCGGTGTCGCTCTCTCCGCACACACTCCCCAAcggtcttctccttctccttcttcttcttcttcttctcgttcATCGAGTAAGCCGTTGAAGCTCGCCAAGAGAAATCTCCGTTCGAATGGTCCAGATACTGCCCGAAGAAGAG GTCCTGTTTCTCCTTCGCACAATATCCAGAAGCTGAACTCGGAGGTTTCGCCTCACAGAGCTG TATCTGCAGTCAGATTGATGAGAATAGAGCTAGGCGGTGCTTTCGCTGACCTCTTGAATGAGAGAGGGAAAGGTTCCGGCGACAATGAGATGGGCTATGTTGAACGAACTCTTGGCTTTCGGACCCGCGAGTTGGATGATCGCGATTTGAGATTG GTCACAGATGTTGTTGGAGGCACCATCCGTTGGAGAAGGTTCCTTGATCACTTGATCGTGTGTTTATGCCATGACCAGAGAACATTTAGAAGCATGGAAACCCTTCTTCTACAG ATTCTTCGGATCGGGATTTATGAAATTGTCAAGCTGGATATGCCACCTTATGCTGTTGTAGACGAG AATGTAAGGCTTGCCAAGGTTGCCCTCAGACCTGGCGCTGGCAACATGGTGAATGGTATTCTCAGGGAGCTAGTCCGGCTAAAG GAAAGTGATGCTCTTCCACTGCCTAAATTGGAAGGTGATGACCGTGCACAAGCACGTGCTCTTGCCACTCTTTATTCTCACCCTGTG TGGATGGTAAGGCGGTGGACTAAGTACTTTGGGAGAGAAGAAGCAATAAAACTGATGGTTTGGAATAACAGTGAACCCAGCTATAGCTTGAG GGCGAATACCGGAAAGGGCATAACAAGAGCTGACCTTGTGAAGCAGCTTGACATGTTGGAG GTTCCATACGAGCTTTCCTTAAATCTGGAGGACTTTTTCCGAGTTAAGACAGGAATGCAG ATCATCATACAAGCTGGATTGCTCAAAGATGGTACATGTGCAGTCCAGGATGAGAGCGCAG GTTTGGTAGTCTCCCTTTTGGATCCTCAACCTAGCGACTGCATTATTGATTGTTGTGCTGCTCCCGGAGGGAAGACTCTCTTCATGGCATCTCGTTTAAGTGGACAAG GGATGATCTCTGCTATTGATGTAAACGAAGGAAGATTGAGAATCCTCCAAGAGACAGCAAAGGTGCACCAGGTTGATGGAGTCATAACTGCCGTCCATGCAGATCTTCGTAGTTTTTCT GGCAATAACTCACTGAGGGCCAATAAAGTCTTGTTGGATGCTCCATGTTCTGGACTGGGAGTTTTGTCCAAG AGAGCTGACTTACGGTGGAATAAGAGTTTAGAAGATCTGGAAGAGCTCAAGGAACTGCAAAATGAACTTCTTGATGCAGCCTCCAG ATTGGTGAAGCCTGGTGGCATATTAGTGTACAGTACTTGCTCCATTGATCCTGAAGAGAATGAGGAGAGAGTGACAGCATTTCTTCTCAGGCATCCG GAGTTCTGCATTGATCCTGCAGATAAGTACGTCCCTCGTGAATTTGTAACGGAAAGGGGTTTCTATCTCTCCAATCCAGTTAAACATTCATTGGATGGGGCCTTTGCTGCTCGTCTTCTCCGAGCTTTATAG
- the LOC115728938 gene encoding nicotinamide/nicotinic acid mononucleotide adenylyltransferase isoform X2: MDKMEIPLPMEKLSPRSSDEPRKGYAVLVATGSFNPPTYMHLRLFELARDALNAEGYSVIGGYMSPVNDAYKKKGLISAEHRLSLCRLACKSSDFIMVDSWEANQSTFQRTLTVLHRVKSILCQERQLSSDSLKVMLVCGSDLLQSFGAPGAWIRDQVRIICKDYGVVCIRREGQEIEKIISDDDILSDYRENIKVVDELVPNQISSTRVRECISRGLSIKYLTDDEVVVYIKEHHLYLKSNAE, translated from the exons ATGGATAAGATGGAAATTCCCCTCCCGATGGAGAAATTATCGCCGAGATCGTCTGATGAACC GAGAAAAGGGTACGCGGTCCTCGTGGCGACCGGAAGTTTCAATCCTCCTACTTATATGCATTTACGCTTATTCG AGCTGGCAAGGGATGCACTCAATGCAGAAGGGTATTCTGTCATTGGAGGTTATATGTCACCTGTCAACGATGCATACAAGAAAAAG GGTCTCATATCAGCTGAGCATCGGTTAAGTTTATGTCGTCTGGCCTGCAAGAGTTCTGACTTCATAATGGTTGATTCGTGGGAGGCAAATCAAAGCACCTTCCAACGCACTCTGACTGTTTTACATAGAGTGAAGAGTATCTTGTGTCAGGAACGGCAGCTATCCTCCG ATTCCCTTAAAGTCATGCTCGTTTGTGGTTCTGATCTACTCCAATCTTTTGGTGCTCCTGGAGCTTGGATTCGTGACCAG GTAAGAATTATATGCAAGGATTACGGCGTGGTTTGCATCCGTCGGGAGGGACAGGAAATTGAGAAGATAATTTCAGATGATGACATTTTGAGTGATTACAGG GAGAATATCAAAGTGGTGGATGAACTTGTTCCAAACCAGATAAGTTCAACACGAGTGAG GGAATGCATTTCAAGAGGACTTTCTATAAAATACCTGACCGACGATGAAGTGGTTGTATATATAAAAGAACATCATCTATACTTGAAGTCAAACGCAGAGTAG